A window from Hemicordylus capensis ecotype Gifberg chromosome 2, rHemCap1.1.pri, whole genome shotgun sequence encodes these proteins:
- the LOC128342799 gene encoding uncharacterized protein LOC128342799 produces the protein MFRRSCIDTVSALFVPSSGDPDVIQIPQHPAYATGTVFLVHSASAPSLRWSRRTLPVESQLARCGYLPAVFDPPRMSWHQGLSNPIPNFGLHLKESFPAQPRQRGSNRKNNPPVTWGMVKNLAAQATVLLEQEEKEKTPENFLAAVFAALNANSCLILFCYFFCLFYVPTEALPLASLSHPNMWVRHAYYMFHTHGTNVSLICEHPLCISPC, from the exons atgttcaggaggtcctgcattgacaccgtttccgccttgtttgttccctcatcTGGTGACCCCGACGTGATCCAGATCCCTCAGCACCCTGCTTACGCGACTGGAACAGTCTTCTTAGTGCACTCAGCTTCGGCTCCCTC GTTGCGCTGGTCCAGACGAACATTGCCAGTGGAAAGCCAACTC GCCCGTTGTGGGTACCTGCCCGCTGTGTTCGACCCACCCAGGATGTCGTGGCATCAAGGTCTGTCCAACCCGATCCCGAACTTCGGTCTCCACCTGAAGGAGAGCTTCCCGGCACAGCCCCGACAACGAGGCAGCAACAGGAAGAACAACCCGCCAGTGACCTGGGGAATGGTGAAGAATCTGGCAGCGCAGGCGACCGTgctcctggagcaggaggaaaaagaaaagacccctgagaactttctggcagccgtgtttgcagccctgaatgcaaattcttgccttattctgttttgttatttcttctgccttttttatGTACCTACTGAAGCTTTGCCCTTGGCTTCTCTTTCACACCCCAACATGTGGGTCCGTCACGCGTATTATATGTTTCACACCCATGGAACCAATGTCTCCCTGATATGTGAGCACCCATTATGCATATCACCATGttaa